The Arcanobacterium wilhelmae region TTGATCCGGAAATCGTATATCTGGCCGATGACCTGCCACAATACGGCCCGGAGGCGACGTTCGAGCTAGAGGGCCCCGACGGCGTCACGTTCACCACGCGCTTCGCCACCGACGAGTTCTCCACTGCAACCCGCTGGATCCTATACAACCCAGACCAGCAGGTGGCAGCCTTCGTTCTTCCGGGCACCTCGCGCCCGGAGGGCTTCCTGGCCGCGAAGAAGGCCGGAACGCTCATCATGCTGGCGGCCGGGGAAACACGTACGTTTGATGTGACCACTGGAATCAAGGAGGACTGACGATGGATATCGCCGTTATTGGATCAAATATGGTGGATCTCATTTCCTACATCCACCGCATGCCCAAGGAGGGCGAGACCATCGAGGCTCCCGATTTCAAGCTCGGGTGCGGAGGCAAGGGCGCAAACCAGGCCGTTGCTGCCGCTCGTCTCGGCTCGGAGGTACTGATGCTGACCCGCGTTGGCAACGACATGTTCGCCGACAACACGATCGCAAACTTCGAAGCCAACGGGATCGATACGCGTTATGTGCTTCGCACTGAGGCGACCTCGGGCGTGGCACCGATCTTCGTGGATCCCGAATCGCATAACTCGATCATCATTGTGAAGGGCGCGAATGCTCGGCTCACGCCGGCCGATATTGACGCCGCCGCTGAGGATATCGCGCAGTGCAAACTGATCGTTCTCCAGCTCGAGGTTCCGCTCGAGACGGTGTATTACGCGATCGAGTTCGGCAAGAAGCATGGCATTCCGGTTCTTCTCAACCCGGCCCCGGCGGCCCCGGACCTGGTGCTCGAGAAGGTCAAGGACTGCACCTACTTCGTGCCGAACGAATCGGAGCTGTCGCTCCTGACCGGCATGCCGGTGGAGACGATCGACGACGTTCGCAACGCGGCGTCCGCGTTGCTCGACGCCGGAATGGAGAACGTGATCGTGACCCTTGGCGCTCGCGGCGTGATCTGGATCAGCGAGGCTGGCGAAGTGATGATCGAGGCCGAGAAGGTGGACGCGCGCGATACCACAGGAGCGGGCGATGCGTTTATCGGCTGCTTCTCGCACCACCTTGTTGCAACTGGCGACGTCACGGCGTCGATGCGGATGGCGAACAAGTATGCGGCCGATTCAGTGACCAAGCTGGGCACGCAGACGTCGTACGCCACTCGCGAGGAATTCGACGTCGTCGCGAAGTAGCTTTTCTCCCGCAGCGCATAGTACTTCTCTCGGAGAAACTCACTCTCCTCCCAGAGTAAGTAGCCTTCCCCTCACAGTGTGCCCCGGGATTCCCCGGGGCACACTCGTGCACACCTGACATTTTCATGTAGAAATCGCGTTTCCATTGCAAATACTGCAACCGAAACGCGAAAACAACACAAAACTGCCGGAGCGGCGCACTCTTCCAGACTGGACGGGGTGGCAGGCCCCCGACAGCGGGGCTTTATTCCCCGTTTGCGGCGTCAACCCAGATTTTTACGCGCTCGGGATCGACAGGAGAATCCCACGAGTCACGCACCGCCGATCCCACATGGAACATGCGCACACCTGCCTCGCGTAGCGGTGCGATGTGCTCGAGTTTCAGCCCGCCACCAACCATCATGCGCTCGGCGACTCCGGGACTCTTGAGAGCTTCGAGGAGCTTGGGCATGCCTGTTTCTACGCCGTTCTCTGAGCCGGCTGTGAGTACCGTACTGACGTGCGGATAGTCGCGAACGCTGGCGTCTGCTTCCTGTCCCGCGGCGCGAGCGTCCGCGGCGACGTGGCCCGTCCCCCTCGTGCCGGAGGCGAATCGAAGCACGCGTTCCCAAGCTGTGAAATAATCCTGCGCCGAATCAACAGCGCGGTGGATAGTGATATCGCCCGAACCGGCACGCTGAGCGATCTCGCGAATCAGGACCGTATCTAATTCTCCCCCAGCCAAGTACCCGAGCACGAGGGCCTGCGCTCCGGCGTCGAGCAAAGCCGCACCGAGGTCTGCGAGAGCGTCAACATCCCCCGCCGCAAACCCGCCCTGGTCGCGGAGCATCGCCCGGATCGGCAGGTCGCAATGCGCACGGAACTCGCGCACTTGTTCCACGCTTGCCGAGAGCCCGCCGTCGGCCATGGTTCCCACGAGTTCGACTCGCGCCGCTCCTCCCGCTTGTGCTGCCGCACCGTCGCGCGCGCCCTGCGCAATCACTTCCAGCATCGTTCTTTCCTCGCTTCGTCGTAGTCGCACCTATTATATTGCGTCACCGCAGGTCCTCTTGCTTCGAATGACCGCCGACGACGCCGTCACGCGGTGACACCAGACGTCGCCCGACCAGCGCTTGCGAAGGGCGACGGCGCCGGACGCGGGCGTATCCTTGTGGCAGTAGCATCAAAGGAGAGCTCATGCGTATCGCGATTTGCGGGATCCATATCGAATCGTCCACGTTCACGCCGTATACGTCCACGGCGGCGGATTTCCGCGTGCGGCGCGGCGAGGAACTCCTCGAGCGCTACCCTTTTATTACCTACGATCCGGTGCCGATGGCCGAGCGCGTGTCCGACCTGCTCGGCGGCGTGGACCGCGAGGCGGTCGGCGTGCGCGAGTGGGAAGAGGGCGTGGAGTGGGTGCCGATTCTGCACGCAGCCGCACTACCCGGAGGCGTGGTACAACG contains the following coding sequences:
- the rbsK gene encoding ribokinase, which codes for MDIAVIGSNMVDLISYIHRMPKEGETIEAPDFKLGCGGKGANQAVAAARLGSEVLMLTRVGNDMFADNTIANFEANGIDTRYVLRTEATSGVAPIFVDPESHNSIIIVKGANARLTPADIDAAAEDIAQCKLIVLQLEVPLETVYYAIEFGKKHGIPVLLNPAPAAPDLVLEKVKDCTYFVPNESELSLLTGMPVETIDDVRNAASALLDAGMENVIVTLGARGVIWISEAGEVMIEAEKVDARDTTGAGDAFIGCFSHHLVATGDVTASMRMANKYAADSVTKLGTQTSYATREEFDVVAK
- a CDS encoding copper homeostasis protein CutC, translating into MLEVIAQGARDGAAAQAGGAARVELVGTMADGGLSASVEQVREFRAHCDLPIRAMLRDQGGFAAGDVDALADLGAALLDAGAQALVLGYLAGGELDTVLIREIAQRAGSGDITIHRAVDSAQDYFTAWERVLRFASGTRGTGHVAADARAAGQEADASVRDYPHVSTVLTAGSENGVETGMPKLLEALKSPGVAERMMVGGGLKLEHIAPLREAGVRMFHVGSAVRDSWDSPVDPERVKIWVDAANGE